The following proteins come from a genomic window of bacterium:
- a CDS encoding PaaI family thioesterase, whose protein sequence is MSDLLALANQVMAAQPFSVLVGAEITQFGQGKAELSIELCEKHRQQHGFVHGGVLSYAADNALTFAAGSALGPAVVTAEFKINYLRPALGEKLIARASVIHAGKTQAVCCCEVFCVKQNTDYLCAIAQGTVNVLSNPNSSQ, encoded by the coding sequence ATGTCTGATTTGCTTGCTCTTGCGAATCAAGTTATGGCTGCACAACCCTTTAGCGTATTGGTGGGCGCGGAGATTACCCAGTTTGGCCAAGGCAAAGCCGAGCTGAGTATTGAACTGTGCGAGAAGCACCGCCAGCAACACGGCTTTGTGCATGGAGGTGTTCTTTCATATGCGGCAGACAATGCGCTTACCTTTGCTGCTGGAAGCGCATTGGGCCCGGCTGTTGTCACAGCCGAATTCAAGATCAATTACCTTCGCCCAGCCCTGGGGGAAAAGCTCATAGCCCGGGCCAGTGTGATTCACGCCGGGAAAACCCAGGCTGTATGCTGCTGCGAAGTTTTCTGTGTCAAGCAAAATACTGATTATCTATGCGCCATTGCACAAGGCACAGTAAACGTTCTTTCTAACCCCAATTCTTCACAATGA
- a CDS encoding Zn-ribbon domain-containing OB-fold protein, which translates to MAITERIAKTTDLGAWRGEIPMEYIYTMGRAGEKFFRAIKEKGQLLGTRCEKCDLVYVPPRIYCEECMARLENNYLEVSTKGVVHTFTLCYEGIDGNKLDNPQLVAMINLEDTDGGLVHFLGEVEPKDVYIGIPVEAVFKPKKDRRGDILDIKYFKPI; encoded by the coding sequence ATGGCCATTACCGAGAGGATTGCCAAGACTACTGATCTTGGTGCTTGGAGAGGAGAAATCCCCATGGAGTACATTTACACCATGGGCAGGGCGGGAGAGAAATTCTTTAGAGCCATCAAGGAAAAGGGTCAGCTACTAGGAACGCGCTGCGAAAAGTGCGATCTGGTTTATGTGCCTCCGCGCATATATTGCGAGGAATGCATGGCAAGGCTTGAAAATAACTATCTCGAGGTAAGTACAAAGGGGGTAGTCCACACTTTTACCCTCTGCTATGAGGGTATAGATGGAAACAAACTGGACAACCCCCAACTTGTTGCCATGATCAATTTGGAGGACACAGACGGGGGCCTGGTCCACTTCCTTGGAGAGGTAGAGCCCAAAGACGTGTATATTGGTATTCCCGTGGAGGCTGTCTTTAAACCCAAGAAGGATCGCCGAGGCGACATCCTAGACATAAAGTATTTCAAACCCATCTGA
- a CDS encoding acetate--CoA ligase family protein, whose amino-acid sequence MRDLFYPKSVVVVGVSNSPTNMARGIVFNLNECRFKGVIYQVGRSGGVFAGRRIYPSVLQVPDELDMAVILTPAHTIPGILEECGQKGIRRAVIESGGFREYGEEGKRLEEEILRVSAKWGIRFVGPNCIGIINMENGFSTPFPPIGRMVKKGDISVITQSGGVGISVLHLLANEGLGLNKFVSVGNMLDIQTEEYLEFLIQDPNTRYIFLYLEGIRQGRKLMEVARRSPKPIVAFKANIGRMGKRIASSHSASLSSDDRVVEAAFRQAGIIRVHDATTLGNDLKILRLPPMRGRNLAIMSRSGGHAVIAADACETSGLNLVEFPRDFLEQIEAHFRASVIKLTNPLDLGDLFDMEVYAQIIDETLARPEVDGMVFLHTFHAALESQPSRELFSRVIRLSQRHDKPVALYVSTEDQEVSHLKKNLDFPVFTQVVETIRALELNRCYHAQKERLEAQEPQASLEADTRRLKELVGRALLEKRDLLLHEALELLALWGIPVVKGVVAASKEELLQAAETVGYPVVLKVVSQEISHKSDAGGVVLDLRDGQSLSQAVEEMEKRLKRDFPKAQITGYMVQPMIAGGKELILGGTQDQQFGPVVLAGIGGIFVEVLGDVSLRVAPISRLDAQEMLQELKGFPVLKGVRGESASDLDALLEMLCRLSGLMCQMPEIQELDMNPVRVFPLGQGALVLDARVILKK is encoded by the coding sequence ATGAGGGATCTATTCTATCCCAAGAGTGTGGTGGTGGTCGGAGTCTCCAACTCCCCTACCAACATGGCCAGGGGAATCGTCTTTAACCTCAACGAATGCCGCTTCAAGGGAGTCATCTATCAGGTGGGCAGAAGCGGAGGGGTCTTCGCAGGAAGGCGCATCTATCCTTCGGTCCTACAGGTGCCCGACGAACTGGACATGGCTGTGATACTGACTCCGGCCCATACCATACCGGGCATTCTGGAGGAGTGTGGTCAAAAGGGGATAAGGAGGGCTGTCATAGAATCAGGAGGGTTTAGGGAGTATGGAGAGGAGGGAAAGCGCCTGGAAGAGGAAATCTTGAGGGTCTCGGCCAAATGGGGGATACGATTTGTAGGGCCCAACTGCATAGGAATTATCAACATGGAAAATGGCTTTAGCACCCCTTTCCCTCCCATAGGAAGAATGGTCAAGAAGGGGGACATATCTGTCATTACTCAAAGCGGGGGAGTTGGGATCTCGGTCTTGCATCTGTTGGCCAACGAGGGACTGGGGTTAAATAAATTCGTTTCTGTGGGCAACATGCTGGACATCCAGACAGAGGAATATCTGGAGTTCCTGATTCAAGACCCCAACACCCGGTATATTTTCCTGTACCTGGAAGGCATACGCCAGGGCCGAAAACTCATGGAAGTGGCCAGGCGCTCTCCCAAGCCCATAGTGGCCTTCAAGGCCAATATCGGAAGGATGGGAAAGAGGATAGCATCCTCGCATTCGGCCTCTCTTTCCAGCGACGACCGGGTGGTGGAAGCCGCCTTCCGCCAGGCCGGGATCATACGTGTTCACGATGCCACCACCCTGGGCAACGATCTCAAGATCCTGAGGCTGCCTCCCATGAGGGGCAGGAACCTGGCCATCATGTCTCGATCAGGCGGTCATGCGGTGATCGCAGCGGATGCCTGCGAGACCTCTGGACTCAATCTGGTGGAGTTCCCCAGAGATTTTCTGGAGCAGATAGAAGCGCACTTCAGGGCCTCGGTGATCAAACTGACCAACCCCCTGGACCTGGGTGACCTTTTCGACATGGAGGTATACGCCCAGATAATAGATGAGACCCTGGCACGCCCCGAGGTGGATGGAATGGTCTTCCTCCATACTTTTCACGCTGCCCTGGAAAGCCAGCCTTCCAGGGAGCTATTCTCCAGGGTGATCAGGCTTTCCCAAAGACACGACAAGCCCGTGGCGCTCTATGTCTCCACCGAAGATCAGGAGGTGAGCCACCTCAAGAAGAACCTGGATTTTCCGGTCTTTACCCAAGTGGTTGAAACCATAAGGGCCTTGGAATTGAATAGATGTTACCACGCCCAAAAAGAAAGATTGGAGGCCCAAGAGCCCCAAGCCTCCTTAGAGGCAGACACGCGGAGGCTCAAGGAATTGGTGGGAAGAGCCCTTTTGGAGAAAAGGGACCTTTTGTTACATGAGGCTTTGGAGCTTCTGGCCCTTTGGGGTATACCGGTTGTCAAAGGAGTTGTGGCAGCCTCCAAGGAGGAACTGCTGCAGGCTGCTGAAACAGTGGGTTATCCGGTGGTCCTCAAGGTGGTCTCCCAAGAGATTTCCCACAAATCGGATGCCGGCGGGGTGGTCCTGGACCTTCGGGACGGACAGTCCCTTAGCCAAGCTGTGGAAGAAATGGAAAAGAGGCTCAAAAGAGATTTTCCCAAGGCTCAAATAACAGGTTACATGGTCCAGCCCATGATTGCTGGAGGCAAGGAACTGATTTTGGGAGGTACCCAAGACCAGCAGTTCGGGCCTGTGGTGCTGGCTGGCATCGGAGGCATATTCGTGGAGGTCTTGGGGGATGTTTCCTTGAGGGTGGCTCCCATCTCCAGGCTGGATGCCCAGGAGATGCTCCAAGAACTCAAGGGCTTTCCAGTGCTAAAAGGGGTAAGGGGCGAGAGTGCCTCGGATCTGGATGCACTGCTGGAGATGCTCTGCAGGCTTTCGGGCCTCATGTGTCAGATGCCTGAGATTCAGGAACTGGATATGAACCCCGTGAGGGTTTTCCCCTTGGGGCAAGGTGCTTTGGTCTTGGATGCAAGAGTGATACTCAAAAAGTGA
- a CDS encoding aspartate aminotransferase family protein has product MDTVEKYAKFVNTAMVARVEPVVVDRAQGATYVDISGKEYIDCFSGIAVTNAGHCHPRVIEAAKAQMEKLVHCCSYVYYSQPTADLAEKLAAITPGRLQKTFFGNGGAEAIEGALRLAKQFTGKTEFIGLQGSFHGRSYATLSVTGNCGRKRRGGPYMAGCTFLPAPYCYRCFYELKYPSCQLRCARALEEIILYNTYDSVAAFIAEPVMGEGGIIVPPVEFFQEVEKILKKHEILFICDEVQTGFGRTGKMFAIEHYEVEPDIMAMAKGIADGFPLSGFIAREDVADSFKPGDHLSTFGGNPVSCAAALANIRVLEEEKLVEAAAQKGKWFLERFQDLASRHRLIGDVRGKGLMIGLELVKDPSSKEPAAEEGRRLRQACLEKGLLVGLGGTFGNVIRIQPPLVIEEAQMEEVLRVLQEALYNL; this is encoded by the coding sequence ATGGACACTGTGGAAAAATATGCCAAATTCGTAAACACTGCGATGGTGGCCAGGGTGGAGCCTGTGGTGGTGGACAGGGCCCAAGGAGCCACGTATGTGGATATCTCTGGGAAAGAATACATAGATTGCTTCTCAGGAATAGCCGTGACCAATGCCGGGCATTGCCATCCCAGGGTCATAGAAGCAGCCAAAGCCCAGATGGAAAAGCTGGTGCACTGCTGCTCCTATGTTTATTACAGCCAGCCTACAGCGGATTTGGCTGAGAAGCTTGCAGCCATCACACCTGGAAGGCTGCAAAAGACCTTTTTTGGAAACGGCGGGGCCGAGGCCATAGAGGGAGCTCTAAGGCTGGCCAAGCAGTTTACGGGAAAGACAGAATTCATAGGGCTCCAGGGATCTTTTCATGGCCGCTCCTATGCCACCTTGAGTGTCACAGGTAACTGCGGCCGAAAAAGGAGAGGGGGACCGTACATGGCAGGCTGTACATTTCTGCCCGCCCCTTACTGCTATCGCTGCTTCTATGAGCTGAAATATCCCTCCTGCCAGCTTCGTTGTGCCAGAGCCCTTGAGGAGATAATCCTGTACAACACATATGACTCGGTGGCCGCCTTCATAGCCGAGCCTGTCATGGGCGAAGGTGGGATAATCGTGCCTCCTGTGGAATTCTTCCAGGAAGTGGAGAAGATCCTCAAGAAACATGAAATCCTTTTTATTTGCGACGAAGTACAGACCGGTTTCGGCAGAACAGGTAAGATGTTTGCAATAGAGCATTACGAAGTGGAACCCGACATAATGGCCATGGCCAAAGGCATAGCCGACGGGTTCCCCCTCAGTGGTTTTATTGCCAGAGAGGATGTGGCCGACTCATTCAAGCCCGGGGATCATCTCTCCACTTTCGGGGGCAATCCTGTGTCCTGTGCGGCGGCTTTAGCCAACATACGGGTCTTGGAGGAGGAGAAGCTGGTAGAGGCTGCAGCGCAGAAGGGAAAGTGGTTTCTGGAGAGATTCCAGGATCTGGCCTCCAGACACAGGCTAATAGGAGATGTTCGCGGCAAAGGGCTCATGATAGGCCTTGAGCTAGTAAAGGACCCATCCAGCAAAGAGCCGGCTGCAGAAGAAGGACGCCGTCTGCGCCAGGCATGCCTGGAGAAAGGATTGCTGGTAGGTCTGGGGGGAACCTTTGGAAATGTGATCAGGATCCAGCCTCCTTTGGTCATAGAGGAGGCTCAGATGGAAGAGGTGCTAAGGGTTCTGCAGGAGGCTCTCTACAACCTCTGA
- a CDS encoding DUF362 domain-containing protein, with amino-acid sequence MNRRKFLGLGLAVAGTALVGPVVFIPKARASWAPRSQVHPNVDQLLVVGVTDPLMTRGLEPSCSWSRQEELVVPQRIFENMDRLACALSRLRDPVQAWKQIFVKPPGKAWSETVVAIKINNIALQHTRSPVLAKVCQVFVDFLGVKPLNINVYDAIHGSNMKESTPFKGIPEGVRIQNAWEGVNTTVNVPAPWRDGQSKSKCIKHLVDGSVDILVNIALCKGHSSRFGGFTMSMKNHLGTFSPRPAHEDGSQDYLIAINKTPEILGPMDGRSGKVLFPRQQLCILDGLWASKGGPGGNPTHQPNFLAMGVFSPVLDYVVATQFRGEQMGWKPEMEMTQRMLSDFGYSPLDLPDGGKILEAG; translated from the coding sequence ATGAACCGGAGGAAGTTTCTGGGCCTTGGGCTTGCAGTTGCGGGAACTGCCCTGGTTGGACCCGTAGTTTTCATCCCCAAGGCAAGGGCTTCTTGGGCTCCCAGAAGCCAGGTGCATCCCAATGTGGACCAACTCCTTGTGGTAGGAGTAACGGATCCTCTCATGACAAGAGGGCTGGAGCCCAGTTGCAGTTGGAGCAGGCAGGAGGAGTTGGTCGTCCCACAGCGCATCTTTGAGAACATGGACAGGCTTGCCTGCGCCCTAAGCCGTTTGAGGGACCCTGTACAGGCCTGGAAACAGATCTTTGTAAAGCCTCCTGGTAAGGCCTGGTCAGAGACAGTTGTGGCTATAAAGATCAACAACATAGCTCTTCAGCATACACGGAGCCCAGTGCTGGCCAAGGTGTGCCAGGTATTTGTGGATTTCTTAGGCGTAAAGCCATTGAACATCAATGTTTATGATGCCATTCATGGGAGCAACATGAAGGAATCCACTCCCTTCAAGGGTATCCCAGAGGGTGTCAGGATCCAAAATGCCTGGGAGGGTGTGAACACAACCGTGAATGTCCCGGCGCCTTGGAGAGACGGGCAGTCCAAGAGTAAATGCATAAAACATCTGGTAGATGGAAGTGTGGACATCTTGGTGAACATAGCCTTATGCAAGGGCCATAGCTCCCGATTCGGGGGCTTCACCATGAGCATGAAAAACCATTTGGGAACCTTTTCACCCAGGCCAGCGCATGAGGATGGCAGCCAGGACTACCTGATCGCCATAAACAAGACCCCTGAGATTCTAGGGCCCATGGATGGCAGGTCTGGAAAGGTGCTCTTTCCTCGCCAACAGCTCTGCATTCTGGACGGCCTTTGGGCCAGCAAGGGGGGCCCTGGAGGCAACCCCACTCATCAGCCCAACTTCCTAGCCATGGGTGTTTTTTCTCCTGTGCTGGACTATGTGGTGGCCACTCAGTTCAGAGGGGAGCAGATGGGCTGGAAGCCCGAGATGGAAATGACTCAAAGGATGCTATCGGATTTTGGCTACAGCCCTCTGGATTTGCCCGACGGCGGCAAGATCCTGGAAGCAGGCTAA
- a CDS encoding thioredoxin domain-containing protein has product MMKGKDLVFLCIIWALAALGSPSWAGQGLEWTLLQQVKLPAEPLDVTISQDGQWFFVLTPGQVLVFQPGAKEPMSRMDVGKEFDRLAHSAIHDALILSSRSAKSMELIRLEFIQDVAIEGLPFRGSDKASVTIAVFDDYQCPYCAKLEPQLKQLLERYPQDVKLVIKQFPLRSHPQAMRAAKAALAAHRQGKFWEMHEKLFQKQNELNEAKINEIAQSIGLDMSRFEKDMTDQDIERMIQQDLQNGFQIRVQGTPTVFVNGKLVRRPDFRSILELVESELKKKKAS; this is encoded by the coding sequence ATGATGAAGGGCAAAGACTTGGTTTTTTTGTGTATCATATGGGCCTTGGCAGCCCTGGGATCTCCTTCATGGGCCGGCCAGGGACTGGAATGGACTCTTCTTCAACAGGTCAAGCTTCCGGCCGAGCCGCTGGATGTAACCATATCCCAAGACGGCCAGTGGTTTTTTGTGCTGACACCGGGCCAGGTGCTTGTTTTTCAACCCGGAGCCAAGGAACCCATGTCCCGAATGGATGTGGGCAAGGAATTTGACAGGCTGGCCCATTCTGCAATCCATGATGCCCTCATACTAAGCAGCCGCTCCGCCAAGAGCATGGAGCTCATTCGCCTTGAGTTCATACAGGATGTGGCCATAGAAGGCCTTCCTTTCAGAGGCAGCGACAAGGCATCGGTGACCATAGCTGTTTTCGATGACTACCAGTGTCCTTACTGCGCCAAGTTGGAGCCCCAATTGAAACAGTTACTGGAGAGATACCCCCAGGATGTCAAGTTGGTGATAAAGCAATTTCCTCTTCGAAGTCATCCTCAGGCCATGAGGGCAGCCAAGGCAGCCCTGGCCGCCCACAGGCAGGGTAAGTTTTGGGAAATGCATGAGAAGCTTTTTCAGAAGCAAAATGAACTGAACGAGGCCAAGATAAACGAGATAGCTCAATCCATCGGGCTTGACATGAGCAGGTTTGAAAAGGACATGACAGATCAGGACATAGAGCGCATGATCCAGCAAGACCTTCAAAATGGCTTTCAGATCCGGGTGCAAGGTACCCCAACTGTTTTTGTAAACGGCAAGCTGGTGCGCAGGCCTGATTTTAGAAGCATCTTGGAGCTGGTGGAATCGGAGCTCAAGAAAAAGAAAGCCTCTTGA